In Alteromonas sp. V450, the following proteins share a genomic window:
- a CDS encoding GNAT family N-acetyltransferase, with the protein MEIKRDNLENEKVVALLHEHLSDMRATSPPESVHALDVNALTLPNITFFSAWEGDALAGCIAIKKLNGTDAEIKSMRTSHAYRRQGVGNKLLVFLLDYAKEQGYLRISLETGTQDYFLPARKLYKKFGFVDCGPFSNYKLDPNSHFMSRDI; encoded by the coding sequence ATGGAAATCAAAAGGGATAACTTAGAAAACGAAAAAGTCGTTGCTCTTCTTCATGAGCACCTTTCAGATATGCGTGCAACTTCGCCACCAGAGTCGGTGCATGCGCTTGACGTTAACGCACTTACGTTACCTAACATCACATTTTTTAGTGCATGGGAAGGCGATGCTCTTGCTGGATGTATTGCTATTAAGAAGCTCAACGGTACAGATGCAGAAATTAAATCTATGCGCACCTCTCATGCTTACAGAAGGCAGGGGGTAGGCAATAAGCTCCTTGTTTTTTTACTAGATTATGCAAAAGAACAGGGTTATCTGCGGATAAGTTTAGAAACAGGTACACAAGATTACTTCTTGCCAGCACGCAAATTGTATAAAAAGTTTGGGTTTGTCGATTGTGGCCCTTTCAGCAACTACAAATTAGATCCAAATAGTCATTTTATGAGCCGTGACATTTAG